In Spea bombifrons isolate aSpeBom1 chromosome 12, aSpeBom1.2.pri, whole genome shotgun sequence, the following proteins share a genomic window:
- the EXOSC10 gene encoding exosome component 10, with amino-acid sequence MAAPGTGVRSVVGSESPEACEETPRAPTEPVPGFPDTDTFVKYALGTVVAATKSSTGLPQSGDEYDFYRSFPGFRAFCETQGDRLLQCMGRIMQYHGCRSQIRDRSTVTELEDKFDLLVDANDAVLEKVGILLDEVSGVNRTQQPILPAGLQAPKTIISSWNRKGNELNKKGKAETFRLLHAKNILRPQLKFKEKIDNSNTPFVPKLFVKPNAQRPLPDALKNRRERQRPEDLDVPAALADFIHQQRMQQSEEDMFCHPYKYELDHFEPMESLLEKPEMKPFLPMQDVACHFVTTLDELVKLNEELLKCSEFAVDLEHHSYRSFLGLTCLMQVSTRTDDYIIDVLELRSDMYVLNESFTDPAIVKVLHGADSDIEWLQKDFGLYIVNMFDTHQAARALNLGRNSLDHLLRLYCDVESDKKFQLADWRIRPLPEEMIQYARADTHYLLYIYDKMRTDLLNAANGQQGLLQLIWQRSKDICLKKFIKPIFTEDSYLELYQKQKKHLNAQQLAAFRLLYAWRDKVARLQDESLGYVLPNHMLLKIAEELPKEPQGIIACCNPVPPLVRQQINELSLLIQQARETPLQKSEVSSVRKKGPMPNPENLENELFGLHDTSSHPAGDFATGTDLQTAPGTLFSDEDPPTPVHPHRTVILARASISIFSDPDDGEENLSVTQQKARSILESFKNPFRMFLPSEDRGAHVSQAAKLDPNTKMFEISNQWKLVSLAQQEKEAKAKEEARQKKREERAAREQAKQDFKAKTENLKSVREQAKEEEAEKKRERVASEQGEETVKPDKKRMKRTEEAKEPTAPAPFTPFDYSKSDFKVFAGSSKVKGESDFDPNRQPQQGKKRGSNRKTQQTKGNRSMSFMPGKSDRGFRHSWPKR; translated from the exons atggcggcgcccggTACAGGCGTGCGGAGTGTGGTGGGATCGGAGAGCCCTGAGGCGTGTGAGGAGACCCCACGGGCCCCAACCGAGCCCGTCCCCGGCTTCCCCGATACCGACACGTTCGTGAAG TATGCCCTCGGGACCGTCGTGGCAGCAACCAAGTCGTCTACCGGCCTGCCGCAATCTGGTGACGAATATGACTTTTACCGCAGTTTTCCGGGATTTCGTGCCTTCTGTGAAACGCAGGGAGACCGTCTGCTGCAATG CATGGGTCGGATAATGCAATACCACGGCTGCCGCAGTCAAATCCGGGATCGCAGCACAGTCACCGAGCTGGAAGATAAGTTTGATCTGCTGGTTGATGCCAACGATGCGGTTCTTGAAAAAGTG GGGATACTGCTTGACGAGGTTTCTGGGGTCAACCGAACCCAGCAGCCCATCCTCCCTGCTGGTCTCCAAGCTCCGAAAACCATTATATCCAGTTGGAAtcggaag GGCAATGAGttaaataaaaagggaaaagcTGAAACCTTCCGCCTGCTGCATGCCAAGAACATTCTGCGACCGCAGCTGAAGTTCAAGGAAAAGATTGATAACTCCAACACACCTTTCGTTCCAAAACTGTTTGTGAAGCCCAATGCCCAGCGGCCCCTGCCCGACG CTCTGAAAAACCGACGGGAAAGACAGCGTCCTGAAGAcctggatgtgccggcagcgCTGGCTGATTTTATCCACCAGCAGAGGATGCAGCAGAGCGAGGAGGACAT GTTCTGTCACCCCTATAAGTATGAATTAGATCACTTTGAACCCATGGAGTCCTTGCTGGAGAAACCAGAGATGAAG CCTTTCCTGCCGATGCAAGATGTCGCCTGTCACTTTGTGACAACACTGGATGAACTGGTGAAATTAAACGAAGAGCTACTAAAGTGTTCTGAGTTTGCTGTGGATCTGGAG CATCATTCCTACCGAAGCTTCCTGGGTCTTACGTGCCTTATGCAGGTTTCGACCCGGACCGATGACTATATCATCGATGTCCTCGAATTGCGCAGTGACATGTACGTCCTGAATGAGAGCTTCACGGATCCAGCCATTGTCAAG GTTCTCCACGGAGCCGACTCAGACATCGAGTGGCTTCAGAAGGATTTTGGCCTATACATTGTGAACATGTTTGACACCCATCAAGCCGCCCGCGCCCTAAACCTCGGAAGGAACTCCCTGGATCACCTCCTCAGACTCTACTGCGATGTAGAGTCAGACAAGAAGTTTCAGCTTGCAGATTGGAGGATTCG CCCGTTACCCGAGGAAATGATTCAGTACGCCCGAGCTGATACCCACTACCTGCTCTACATCTATGATAAAATGCGGACGGATCTTCTGAACGCGGCCAACGGGCAACAGGGTCTCCTGCAGCTCATCTGGCAGAGGAGTAAAGACATCTGTCTTAAG AAATTCATCAAACCGATATTCACCGAGGATTCTTACCTGGAACTCTATCAGAAGCAAAAGAAGCATCTGAACGCACAGCAGCTGGCCGCCTTCCGGCTTCTGTACGCCTGGAGGGATAAGGTGGCTCGGCTGCAGGATGAGAGTTTGGG GTACGTGCTGCCCAACCACATGTTGCTAAAGATCGCCGAAGAGTTACCCAA GGAGCCGCAAGGTATCATCGCCTGCTGTAATCCGGTACCTCCGCTGGTGCGACAACAAATCAATGAATTATCGCTCCTCATACAGCAAGCGCGAGAGACTCCTCTTCAGAAG TCAGAAGTCAGCAGTGTGAGGAAGAAAGGACCGATGCCCAACCCCGAG AATCTAGAGAATGAACTCTTTGGGCTCCATGATACATCGTCCCACCCTGCGGGAGATTTCGCTACAGGGACAG ACCTGCAGACGGCACCTGGGACCTTGTTTTCAGATGAAGATCCACCTACCCCTGTTCATCCTCATCGGACAGTAATACTCGCTCGAGCCAGCATCTCGATATTCAGC GATCCTGATGATGGTGAAGAGAATTTGTCAGTTACTCAACAGAAGGCAAGGAGTATCCTGGAGTCCTTTAAGAACCCCTTCCGAATG TTCCTGCCGTCAGAGGATCGGGGGGCCCACGTCTCTCAAGCAGCCAAGTTGGATCCCAATACGAAAATGTTCGAG ATCAGTAACCAATGGAAGTTGGTAAGTCTGGCACAACAAGAAAAAGAGGCAAAAGCCAAAGAAGAAGCCAGGCAGAAGAAACGCGAAGAAAGAG CTGCCCGCGAGCAAGCGAAACAGGATTTCAAAGCCAAGACTGAAAATCTAAAATCAGTGCGCGAACAAGCAAAG gaggaggaggcagagaagaagagagaacgCGTGGCGAGCGAGCAGGGAGAGGAGACGGTGAAACCGGACAAGAAACGCATGAAACGTACAGAGGAGGCCAAGGAACCAACGGCTCCGGCCCCATTCACTCCGTTCGACTACAGCAAGTCAGACTTCAAGGTGTTTGCAG GCAGCAGTAAGGTGAAGGGCGAGTCTGATTTTGACCCCAATAGGCAGCCGCAACAGGGCAAG AAAAGGGGCTCTAACCGGAAGACTCAACAGACGAAAGGCAACAGAAGCATGTCCTTCATGCCCGGGAAATCAGATCG GGGATTCAGACACAGCTGGCCGAAGAGATAA